A genome region from Brassica oleracea var. oleracea cultivar TO1000 chromosome C2, BOL, whole genome shotgun sequence includes the following:
- the LOC106327119 gene encoding protein CROWDED NUCLEI 3, whose product MFTPQRNQLPATDRKGKAVAFADEITTPSPPLGRFGSLSAVDDWRKFKEAGLLDEASLVRKDLDALIEKNLKLEKELFDYQHNMGLLLIEKKKWTSRNEELQQAFDEANEILKRERTSSLIALTESEKREESLRKALISEKQFVAELERDLKYLQQEHTEVKSTSEAKLAEANALVMGIKEKALEVDKERAIAEEKLSVINRKSSELERKLKDVETREKVLQRERLSLATEREAHEAVFYKQREDLQEWEKKLTVEEDRLSEVKKSINHTEERSIESERAIKKKEKSLEEMQRKIDTAKSELKEREESIKMMLNDLSMKEKDFEAMKTKVDMKEKELREIEEKLVVREQMEIGKLLDDQKGVLDSRMQEFEMELEQRRISLDEELEKKRGEIEKLQVEISHKEEQLGKTERALEKMEERVKEKEKDLEARLKAVKEKEEVLKTEEKKLHVENERLLEDKESLRKLKDEIEEIGAETTKQESRIREENESLRITKEERLEFIRQQSELKQQIDRVKQEGELLLKEREELKQDKGRFEKEWEALDEKKADIAREQKEVAEEKEKLRSLQISRVLDDVKMKKESLEGKVTINENISCAKKLALKEMEELEYEKLALKKERDEISVEKKQLKKLHDELYKDVADVDALRISLKEQRDDLYRSKDRFAVLLKKVDLCSTCRIPFHKFINSERVPDVEDGNDRKSTSFIGKLASAMAPESLLPDDSLDTAAGNDHEPSASFSESKGAEVLLQSEIKSYKPRRGRGRGMSVRGGSQATSDSKPSDLKVPRKRQREQGSRITESEQADGDSDEDVDSVATGGRKKKKRQTAVPVSLAHAQSRYHLRRHRNVGTEEDKAQESTAAVEKQENVNGDIRTLPSPKDNLTPPQGENRENGKAETLVEAVTQKEIVKVEAEAEFKDKNTGKRPVQEDPRLEAGGSGEGKEHGGEEDDDGTFSIIQEENEEEIEEEDAETEHPGEASIGKKIWVFFTT is encoded by the exons ATGTTCACTCCCCAGAGGAATCAGCTCCCGGCGACCGACCGGAAGGGAAAGGCCGTAGCTTTCGCCGACGAAATCACGACCCCTTCTCCGCCATTGGGCCGATTCGGATCCCTCTCCGCGGTGGATGATTGGAGGAAGTTCAAAGAGGCGGGCTTGCTCGACGAGGCCTCCTTAGTAAGGAAAGACCTTGATGCCCTTATTGAGAAGAACCTCAAGCTCGAAAAGGAG CTTTTTGATTACCAACATAACATGGGGCTACTGCTTATTGAGAAGAAGAAGTGGACTTCTAGAAACGAAGAGCTTCAGCAAGCGTTTGATGAAGCCAACGAGATTCTTAAACGTGAAAGGACCTCTAGTTTAATCGCTTTGACTGAGTCTGAGAAGAGAGAAGAGAGTCTTAGGAAAGCTTTGATCTCCGAGAAGCAGTTTGTAGCTGAG CTTGAAAGGGATTTGAAATACTTGCAACAAGAACATACTGAGGTGAAGTCTACTTCTGAGGCGAAGCTAGCTGAAGCAAACGCTTTGGTTATGGGTATTAAGGAGAAAGCTTTAGAGGTGGATAAGGAGAGGGCAATTGCGGAAGAGAAGCTTTCGGTGATTAATAGAAAGAGTTCTGAGTTGGAGAGGAAGCTTAAAGATGTAGAGACTCGCGAAAAGGTGCTCCAAAGGGAGCGTCTTTCTCTTGCGACAGA ACGAGAAGCACATGAGGCAGTGTTCTACAAGCAGAGAGAAGACCTACAGGAATGGGAAAAGAAGCTAACGGTAGAAGAAGATAGGCTGTCCGAAGTTAAAAAAAGCATTAACCATACAGAGGAAAGAAGTATTGAAAGTGAAAGAGCTATCAAGAAGAAAGAGAAGAGCCTCGAAGAGATGCAGCGAAAGATTGATACTGCTAAGTCAGAACTAAAAGAAAGAGAAGAATCTATAAAGATGATGCTAAATGACCTTTCTATGAAGGAAAAG GACTTTGAGGCCATGAAGACTAAGGTTGATATGAAGGAGAAGGAGCTCCGTGAGATTGAGGAGAAGCTTGTTGTGAGGGAGCAG ATGGAGATAGGGAAGCTCCTTGATGATCAGAAGGGTGTTCTAGATTCCAGAATGCAGGAGTTTGAAATGGAGCTCGAACAGAGGAGGATATCCCTTGATGAAGAACTTGAGAAAAAGAGAGGTGAAATCGAGAAGCTGCAAGTTGAGATCAGCCACAAGGAAGAGCAGTTGGGGAAGACAGAGAGAGCTTTAGAAAAAATGGAAGAGAGAGTGAAGGAGAAAGAGAAGGATCTCGAAGCAAGACTGAAAGCTGTGAAGGAAAAAGAAGAAGTTCTAAAAACCGAAGAGAAAAAGCTGCACGTGGAAAACGAGCGATTGCTAGAAGATAAGGAAAGTCTGCGTAAACTCAAAGATGAGATTGAAGAGATCGGAGCCGAGACAACAAAGCAGGAGTCAAGGATTCGTGAAGAGAATGAAAGCCTCAGGATTACAAAAGAAGAGAGACTCGAGTTTATAAGGCAGCAGTCTGAACTAAAGCAGCAGATAGATAGAGTTAAGCAAGAGGGTGAGTTGCTCTTGAAAGAACGCGAAGAATTGAAACAAGACAAGGGAAGATTCGAGAAAGAGTGGGAAGCTTTGGATGAGAAGAAGGCTGATATAGCTAGAGAGCAAAAGGAAGTTGCTGAAGAAAAGGAGAAGTTAAGAAGTTTGCAAATATCAAGGGTGTTGGATGATGTCAAAATGAAGAAAGAATCACTTGAAGGCAAAGTGACGATTAATGAAAACATCAGTTGCGCAAAGAAGCTGGCTCTGAAAGAGATGGAAGAACTGGAATACGAGAAGCTTGCTCTAAAGAAGGAAAGAGACGAAATATCTGTGGAAAAGAAGCAGTTGAAGAAACTTCATGATGAGTTATACAAGGACGTGGCTGATGTAGATGCACTTAGAATCTCTTTGAAGGAGCAACGAGATGATCTGTATCGTTCAAAGGATCGCTTCGCAGTATTGCTGAAGAAAGTTGACCTCTGCAGTACCTGTAGAATACCATTCCACAAGTTTATAAACTCTGAACGAGTACCTGATGTTGAAGATGGCAATGATAGAAAGAGTACATCTTTTATTGGGAAACTCGCTTCGGCTATGGCTCCAGAATCGTTGCTACCTGATGATTCTCTGGATACAGCGGCAGGCAATGATCATGAACCATCTGCTAGTTTCTCAGAAAGTAAAGGTGCTGAAGTTTTGCTGCAATCAGAGATAAAGAGCTATAAACCTAGACGTGGTAGAGGTAGGGGCATGTCTGTCAGAGGAGGATCGCAAGCAACTAGTGATTCAAAACCATCTGATTTGAAAGTTCCAAGGAAGCGACAACGAGAACAGGGTTCTAGAATCACAGAAAGTGAACAAGCGGATGGTGATAGCGATGAAGATGTAGACAGCGTCGCAACTGGTGGACGTAAGAAGAAGAAAAGACAGACGGCTGTTCCTGTCTCTCTGGCACATGCGCAAAGCCGATATCATCTCAGGAGACATAGAAA TGTAGGAACAGAAGAGGATAAAGCACAAGAATCAACAGCTGCCGTGGAGAAACAAGAGAATGTCAATGGTGATATCAGAACACTGCCAAGTCCCAAGGATAATCTTACTCCACCGCAAGGTGAGAATAGGGAAAACGGAAAAGCTGAAACATTAGTGGAGGCTGTAACACAGAAGGAGATTGTTAAG GTTGAAGCAGAGGCTGAGTTCAAGGATAAAAATACTGGAAAGAGACCAGTCCAAGAGGATCCACGGTTAGAGGCAGGAGGCAGCGGTGAAGGAAAAGAGCATGGTGGCGAAGAGGATGATGATGGGACTTTCAGCATCATCCAAGAGGAGAACGAAGAAGAAATTGAAGAAGAAGATGCAGAAACAGAACACCCAGGGGAGGCTTCCATAGGAAAGAAGATTTGGGTCTTTTTCACAACCTAA
- the LOC106325667 gene encoding CLAVATA3/ESR (CLE)-related protein 12-like, with product MALKFSQILFIVIWPSLFFLLLHHLYSFNLHRLYFLNVVEPSVSKHHDHPLYTINRLVSRKALSHTYDFSPFQHRKNNHHHPRSGEAHGGDEINPRYGVEKRRVPSGPNPLHH from the coding sequence ATGGCGTTGAAATTCTCTCAGATTCTCTTTATTGTTATTTGGCCCTCTCTCTTCTTCCTCCTCCTCCACCACTTGTACTCCTTCAACCTCCACCGTCTCTACTTTCTAAATGTGGTGGAGCCGTCGGTTTCGAAGCACCACGATCACCCTCTCTACACCATTAATAGATTAGTCAGCAGAAAAGCCCTCTCCCACACATACGACTTCTCACCTTTCCAGCACCGGAAGAACAACCACCATCATCCTCGTTCCGGCGAGGCACACGGCGGCGATGAGATAAATCCTCGTTACGGAGTGGAGAAACGCCGTGTTCCCTCCGGACCTAATCCGTTGCACCATTAA